In one window of Henckelia pumila isolate YLH828 chromosome 1, ASM3356847v2, whole genome shotgun sequence DNA:
- the LOC140880475 gene encoding chaperone protein dnaJ 13, producing the protein MKEQNEESNNRELYALLHISPQASDEEIRRAYRQWAQVYHPDKYQAPQMKEIATENFQRICEAYEILTDENKRLIYDIYGMEGLTSGLELGPRLSKVEEIKEELERLKRQRDQEKVSAHVRSSGSILANLSLPEFLDGDGIMKGMAMASEVQSQISKSNSISIGGNLAVKGYSGVGGATAVFRHQLSPVSSVELMGSLGLQSLLGIQTSRQLSVHSTATAGVTMSLKDGTLNLSNTWTRQLSETTNGNIQLALGSESSIGVGWRRKAEKMSASGEVKLGTSSFGATAQYTHRFSSKSHGRIAGTVGSAALAFEIGGGRKISKFSTIRMLYSIGIQGILWKFELHRGGQKLVVPILLSDDLNPLFAAGAFVFPVSLYFTLKNFVLKPYYLRREKQKALENVEKTRSQVQEARGAAQKAQQLLQNVADRRRNKQLERGGMVVTKAFYGNSKAMSDRHKLEETGDEMASQIINVTVPLNFLVNDSGQLKLHEGVKKSGIMGFCDPCPEETKQLYVEYTYGASRYEVIVDDYEELLIPQERHKV; encoded by the exons ATGAAGGAGCAAAATGAGGAATCCAACAACAGAGAACTCTATGCGTTGCTTCACATATCGCCACAAGCATCTGACGAAGAAATCAGGAGGGCTTATCGTCAATGGGCTCAAGTCTATCATCCTGACAAATACCAAGCTCCCCAA ATGAAGGAAATTGCCACAGAGAACTTTCAACGAATATGTGAAGCATATGAGATTttaactgatgaaaataaaaggttgatatatgatatatatggaATGGAGGGATTGACGTCTGGCCTTGAGCTTGGCCCCAGACTTAGCAAAGTAGAGGAGATCAAGGAAGAGCTTGAGAGGCTGAAGCGCCAGAGAGACCAAGAAAAGGTCTCTGCACATGTACGATCATCTGGCTCTATTCTAGCTAATTTGTCATTGCCCGAATTTTTAGATGGTGACGGCATTATGAAAGG GATGGCTATGGCTAgtgaagttcaatcacaaataTCCAAATCTAATTCTATTTCTATTGGTGGAAATTTGGCTGTTAAAGGATATTCTGGGGTTGGTGGTGCCACAGCTGTCTTTAGGCATCAATTATCACCAGTTTCTTCTGTGGAACTAATGGGATCTTTGGGTTTGCAATCACTATTAGGAATTCAAACTTCACG CCAGTTGTCTGTCCACTCTACAGCAACCGCTGGTGTTACAATGTCTCTGAAAGATGGCACATTGAATCTTTCGAACACCTGGACCCGTCAACTGTCAGAGACAACAAATGGAAAT ATCCAACTTGCTTTAGGTTCTGAGTCTTCCATAGGTGTTGGATGGCGAAGGAAAGCAGAAAAAATGTCTGCTTCGGGAGAGGTTAAG CTTGGCACAAGCTCATTTGGTGCAACTGCTCAATACACTCACCGCTTTTCCTCAAAGTCACATGGGCGCATTGCAGGCACAGTGGGAAG TGCTGCGCTTGCATTTGAAATTGGAGGTGGAAGAAAGATATCCAAGTTCAGTACCATTCGAATGTTGTATTCCATTGGAATTCAG GGAATTCTTTGGAAATTTGAATTGCATCGTGGAGGACAAAAGCTGGTTGTTCCT ATATTGCTGTCCGATGATTTGAATCCGCTCTTTGCTGCTGGAGCATTCGTATTTCCAGTTTCGCTGTATTTTACGCTGAAG AACTTTGTCCTCAAACCTTATTATCTTAGAAGGGAAAAACAAAAGGCTTTGGAGAATGTTGAGAAGACTCGAAGTCAG GTTCAAGAGGCAAGAGGGGCAGCTCAGAAAGCTCAACAGCTGTTACAAAATGTGGCTGATAGGAGAAGAAACAAGCAGTTAGAAAGGGGGGGAATGGTGGTTACAAAGGCGTTTTATGGAAATAGTAAAGCCATGTCTGATAGACATAAATTGGAAGAAACAGGAGATGAAATGGCTTCACAAATCATAAACGTCACAGTACCTCTAAATTTTCTTGTTAATGATTCTGGGCAACTCAAG CTTCATGAGGGTGTGAAAAAATCGGGAATAATGGGCTTTTGTGATCCCTGTCCGGAAGAAACTAAGCAGTTGTATGTGGAGTATACATATGGTGCCAGCAGATACGAG GTCATTGTAGACGATTATGAGGAGTTACTAATACCCCAGGAGAGACACAAAGTTTAA